The following coding sequences lie in one Caloramator mitchellensis genomic window:
- a CDS encoding GNAT family N-acetyltransferase translates to MGIIYEKITEGDILLIKGLCNELMVYQKSLAMVHPEFFDGMSFETRMIPALKGSKENFIIIAKDGEDVIGYAYSNIASKYIYTNNFATLNCDAFFDFDSVKGEDVGCLSQFYIKDEYRNKGIGSVLFDKSMEWLHSFDYVDDIFIFVSNGNENALNFYLNKGFKMSYEILDGFITVLRNK, encoded by the coding sequence ATGGGCATTATATACGAGAAGATTACTGAAGGAGATATTCTGTTAATAAAGGGTTTGTGCAATGAACTTATGGTTTATCAAAAATCTTTAGCAATGGTTCATCCGGAGTTTTTCGACGGTATGTCATTTGAAACAAGGATGATTCCTGCATTAAAGGGTTCAAAAGAGAATTTTATAATCATTGCAAAAGATGGAGAAGATGTTATAGGGTATGCATATAGCAATATCGCTTCAAAGTATATTTACACAAACAATTTTGCAACCTTAAACTGCGACGCATTTTTTGATTTTGATTCAGTTAAGGGCGAAGATGTCGGTTGCCTTTCACAGTTTTATATAAAGGATGAGTATAGAAATAAAGGGATTGGAAGTGTATTGTTTGACAAGTCGATGGAGTGGTTACATTCCTTTGATTATGTTGATGACATATTTATATTTGTTTCAAATGGAAATGAAAATGCACTTAATTTTTACCTAAACAAGGGATTTAAGATGAGTTATGAAATCTTAGATGGATTTATAACTGTGTTAAGAAATAAATAA
- a CDS encoding cytochrome b5 domain-containing protein, translating into MSLSKYQQKFKLVMNDIEELHYNWRTAYCPIQRNFYQQKLIEKIYEAMRFIEGLSEKLKYVEVEKSIRENKIFTLEELKNFDGTNGKPAYVAVDGIVYDVTLIASWGGASHFGLLAGNDFTKEFNDCHGDRNMLKKIPVVGTLSL; encoded by the coding sequence GTGAGTTTATCGAAATATCAGCAAAAATTTAAATTAGTTATGAATGATATTGAAGAACTTCATTATAATTGGAGGACAGCTTATTGCCCAATACAAAGAAACTTTTATCAACAAAAGTTAATAGAAAAGATATATGAAGCAATGCGTTTTATTGAAGGGTTATCAGAAAAGCTGAAATATGTTGAAGTAGAAAAAAGTATTCGCGAAAATAAGATTTTTACTCTAGAGGAGTTAAAGAATTTTGATGGCACAAATGGAAAACCTGCATATGTTGCAGTTGATGGAATAGTATATGATGTAACATTAATCGCCTCCTGGGGAGGGGCAAGTCATTTTGGATTGTTAGCAGGAAACGACTTTACTAAGGAATTTAACGACTGCCATGGGGATAGAAATATGTTAAAGAAAATTCCTGTTGTGGGCACATTAAGCCTTTAG
- a CDS encoding DeoR/GlpR family DNA-binding transcription regulator, producing MFAEERKNKIAEMIKSGQSVKVSELAKTFNVSESTIRRDLNELETMGTIIRTHGGAVNTLNTNFEPSFIEKQDKYLFEKDYIGKIAAKLIKDGDTIILDAGTTTQYIARYITAKNITIITNSVNLASELSNRDDIEVIVTGGTIRPKTKAMVGFVAENTLRQFRVDKAFIGANGVSIKYGVTTPNSQEANVKKAMIENAKEVCLVVDNSKFNEVTFSLICPVSRINYIVTNQIEDDEKNKLSRLGVEVITE from the coding sequence ATGTTTGCAGAAGAGAGAAAAAATAAGATTGCTGAGATGATAAAAAGTGGACAAAGCGTAAAAGTTTCTGAGCTTGCAAAGACTTTTAATGTTTCAGAATCGACTATAAGGCGTGACTTGAATGAACTTGAAACCATGGGAACAATAATAAGAACCCATGGAGGTGCTGTAAATACACTAAATACAAATTTTGAACCTTCATTTATAGAAAAACAGGATAAATATTTGTTTGAAAAAGATTATATTGGTAAGATTGCTGCAAAATTGATAAAAGATGGAGATACAATTATTTTAGATGCTGGAACAACTACACAATATATTGCAAGATATATTACTGCCAAAAATATTACTATAATAACAAATTCAGTTAATCTTGCAAGTGAACTTTCAAACAGAGATGACATTGAAGTGATTGTAACAGGAGGAACAATTAGACCAAAAACAAAGGCTATGGTTGGCTTTGTTGCTGAGAATACTCTTAGGCAATTTAGAGTGGACAAGGCCTTTATAGGTGCAAACGGTGTTTCTATTAAATATGGGGTTACAACACCTAACTCGCAGGAAGCAAACGTTAAAAAAGCAATGATTGAAAATGCTAAGGAAGTTTGTCTTGTAGTAGATAACTCAAAGTTCAATGAAGTTACATTCTCACTTATCTGTCCAGTTTCAAGAATAAACTATATCGTTACAAATCAGATTGAAGATGATGAAAAAAATAAATTAAGTAGATTAGGTGTTGAAGTTATTACAGAATAA
- a CDS encoding helix-turn-helix domain-containing protein, translating to MSIIINIDVMLAKRKMSVTELAEKVGITMANLSILKNGKAKAIRFSTLEAICKALDCQPGDILEYRKDD from the coding sequence ATGTCGATTATAATAAACATTGACGTGATGCTGGCTAAAAGAAAAATGAGCGTCACCGAACTTGCTGAGAAGGTTGGAATCACTATGGCTAATCTTTCAATATTAAAAAACGGAAAGGCAAAAGCTATTCGCTTTTCAACCCTAGAGGCAATCTGTAAGGCGTTAGACTGTCAGCCTGGTGATATTTTAGAATACAGGAAGGATGATTAG
- a CDS encoding nickel-dependent hydrogenase large subunit, which produces MGRVINIDPITRISGFLGIEVEVNDNRIIDAKTHGNLFRGFEKILKGRAPLDAIFITERICGICSAAHSIASSLALEDALNIVPNPNTIFIRDLIHAFDIIQNHIRHFYFFTVPDYVKIEGVSPLDRRCHSDYRLPFEINNKIASDYFRSIEFSKLAHEGLAVLGGKAPHNHGTLPGMVNIILDAYKIEELKSIVKKLIMFVDEFLLEDARIISNYYDDYYYVKPSVIIEGVKDKLNVDRIKENIKYSWYVNRNGEVIADVNKPDAYSFVKSPRYNNKAMEVGPLARMVLSGEYKGGNSTMDRIVARSLETKKILEIMNELLNRIELATEKREYNIPNFADGLGLTDTTRGALMHYVKIENKTIEDYDIITPSPWNLSPRDDNSYGIVERALIRTRVDKMDDVAEVGRIVRSFDPYVSCATH; this is translated from the coding sequence ATGGGAAGGGTTATAAATATAGATCCAATAACTAGAATAAGTGGATTTTTGGGTATTGAAGTCGAGGTTAATGATAATAGAATAATTGATGCTAAAACACATGGTAATCTTTTTAGAGGTTTTGAAAAGATTCTTAAAGGAAGAGCACCTCTTGATGCAATCTTTATAACTGAAAGAATCTGTGGTATCTGTTCAGCAGCACACTCAATAGCTTCATCTCTTGCCCTTGAGGATGCACTAAACATAGTCCCAAATCCAAATACAATATTCATCAGAGATTTAATCCATGCATTTGATATAATACAAAACCATATAAGGCATTTTTATTTTTTTACAGTTCCAGATTACGTTAAAATTGAAGGAGTAAGTCCTTTAGATAGGAGATGCCATTCAGATTATAGGCTTCCATTTGAAATAAACAACAAGATAGCAAGTGATTATTTTAGGAGCATAGAATTTAGTAAACTTGCCCATGAAGGACTAGCAGTTCTAGGGGGAAAAGCTCCACACAATCATGGGACATTGCCTGGAATGGTTAATATAATCTTGGACGCATATAAAATAGAGGAGTTAAAATCTATTGTTAAAAAACTGATTATGTTTGTAGATGAATTTTTATTAGAGGATGCAAGGATAATTTCTAATTATTATGATGATTATTACTATGTAAAACCATCAGTAATTATAGAGGGAGTTAAAGATAAGTTAAATGTAGATAGAATAAAAGAAAACATTAAATATTCATGGTATGTCAATAGAAATGGAGAAGTAATAGCAGACGTTAATAAACCTGACGCATATTCCTTTGTAAAATCGCCGAGGTATAATAATAAGGCCATGGAGGTGGGCCCCCTTGCAAGAATGGTCCTAAGCGGCGAATACAAAGGAGGCAATTCAACAATGGATAGAATTGTAGCAAGAAGTCTTGAAACAAAAAAGATTCTAGAAATAATGAATGAACTTTTAAACAGGATAGAGTTGGCAACTGAAAAAAGGGAGTATAATATTCCTAACTTTGCAGATGGTCTAGGTCTGACAGATACGACGCGAGGAGCATTAATGCACTATGTTAAGATTGAAAATAAAACAATAGAAGATTACGACATTATAACGCCCTCCCCATGGAATTTATCTCCTCGAGATGATAATTCATATGGGATAGTTGAAAGGGCATTAATAAGAACAAGAGTAGATAAAATGGATGATGTTGCCGAAGTCGGAAGAATAGTCAGAAGCTTTGACCCATATGTATCTTGTGCAACGCATTAA
- a CDS encoding LysE family translocator translates to MNYLIRGFIVGFSVAAPVGPIGVLCIQRSLSKGKKSGFFSGLGAATADAIYGFIAAFGLTFISNFLIRQRRLIGLLGGVFLIYLGIKTFISNPAEKPEKTNEGEKFIDDYLSTFLLTLTNPMTIMSFLAIFAGLGLSREKADYASATTMVTGVFLGSTTWWFLLSNGVNIFKEKINIKALKIINILSGTAIISFGIFAVFKLFFRTQ, encoded by the coding sequence ATGAACTATTTGATACGAGGTTTTATAGTAGGTTTTTCTGTAGCTGCACCAGTTGGACCAATTGGTGTTCTTTGCATACAGAGGTCTCTTAGCAAAGGAAAAAAATCAGGATTTTTTTCGGGTCTTGGAGCTGCAACAGCTGATGCAATCTATGGGTTTATAGCTGCCTTTGGTTTGACATTTATATCAAATTTTCTAATTAGACAAAGACGTCTTATAGGACTTTTAGGTGGAGTTTTTTTAATATATCTTGGAATAAAAACTTTTATTTCAAATCCTGCAGAAAAACCTGAAAAAACAAATGAAGGAGAAAAGTTTATTGATGATTATTTATCTACTTTCCTATTAACCTTAACAAATCCTATGACGATAATGTCTTTTTTGGCTATATTTGCAGGACTGGGCTTAAGTAGAGAGAAAGCTGATTACGCTTCTGCAACAACAATGGTAACAGGGGTTTTCTTAGGTTCTACAACGTGGTGGTTTCTTCTCAGCAATGGAGTTAATATTTTTAAAGAAAAAATAAATATAAAGGCTTTAAAAATAATTAACATACTTTCAGGAACTGCAATCATTTCCTTTGGAATATTTGCTGTTTTTAAATTATTTTTTAGAACGCAGTAA
- a CDS encoding PTS fructose transporter subunit IIC produces MKILAVTSCPTGIAHTYMAAEALQIAAKELGVDIKVETRGSVGAENEITEKDLREAHAVILAVDTKVEEEKFSNLPIVRSSVKDAIKDAKSLIQKAMAMQKKEYVDKVFDAKNESKQKLTGAYKHLMTGVSYMIPFVVAGGILIALSFVFGIKAFEQKGTLAAALMDIGGGGAFSLMVPILAGYIAFSIADRPGLVPGMVGGVLAGKLGAGFLGGIIAGFAAGYVAAWLKKVIKLPKTMEGLMPVLILPLLSTAIVGLGMIYIIGGPVSAINTAMANWLKNMSGGSAITLGIVLGLMMAFDMGGPVNKAAYTFAVSTLAAGQPSMIMAAVMAAGMTPPLGVALATILAKDKFTVEEKEAGKAAFFLGISFITEGAIPFAAADPLRIIPSIMVGSAVTGALSMAFKCTLAVPHGGIFVLPIPNAVGGLLLYTLAIIIGTIVTGLMISALKPKR; encoded by the coding sequence ATGAAAATTTTAGCAGTAACCTCCTGCCCTACAGGTATAGCTCATACCTACATGGCAGCAGAGGCGTTACAAATTGCTGCAAAGGAACTCGGAGTAGACATAAAGGTTGAAACAAGGGGTTCTGTAGGAGCAGAAAATGAAATCACAGAAAAGGACTTAAGAGAAGCACATGCAGTCATTTTAGCAGTCGATACCAAGGTAGAGGAGGAAAAATTTTCTAATCTTCCAATCGTCAGATCAAGTGTTAAGGATGCAATAAAGGATGCTAAGAGCTTAATTCAGAAGGCAATGGCAATGCAAAAGAAAGAGTATGTAGATAAGGTTTTTGATGCTAAGAATGAATCTAAACAAAAGTTAACAGGTGCTTACAAACATTTAATGACTGGCGTATCTTACATGATTCCATTTGTAGTTGCAGGTGGTATTTTAATCGCACTTTCATTTGTATTTGGTATTAAGGCATTTGAACAAAAAGGAACATTGGCTGCAGCACTTATGGATATCGGCGGCGGTGGTGCCTTTTCATTGATGGTTCCTATTCTTGCAGGTTATATAGCATTTTCAATCGCTGATAGACCAGGTTTAGTTCCTGGTATGGTTGGCGGTGTTCTTGCTGGAAAACTTGGGGCAGGTTTCTTAGGTGGTATTATAGCAGGTTTTGCAGCAGGATATGTTGCTGCTTGGCTAAAGAAAGTAATAAAACTTCCAAAGACTATGGAAGGATTGATGCCAGTTCTTATATTACCATTACTTTCAACAGCAATAGTTGGACTAGGTATGATTTATATAATTGGCGGTCCAGTATCAGCAATTAATACAGCAATGGCTAACTGGCTCAAGAACATGAGCGGCGGTAGTGCTATTACACTTGGAATTGTTCTTGGACTTATGATGGCTTTTGATATGGGAGGACCTGTTAACAAGGCAGCTTATACATTTGCAGTTTCAACTTTAGCTGCTGGACAACCTTCAATGATTATGGCGGCAGTTATGGCAGCAGGTATGACTCCTCCATTAGGTGTTGCTCTTGCAACAATACTTGCAAAGGATAAATTTACAGTAGAAGAAAAAGAAGCAGGAAAAGCAGCATTCTTCTTAGGAATTTCATTTATTACAGAAGGAGCAATCCCATTTGCAGCAGCTGACCCTCTAAGAATTATACCATCAATTATGGTTGGTTCTGCAGTAACTGGAGCACTTTCAATGGCATTTAAGTGCACACTTGCTGTTCCTCATGGCGGAATTTTTGTATTGCCAATACCAAATGCAGTTGGAGGACTCTTGCTTTACACTTTAGCAATTATAATTGGAACAATTGTTACAGGCCTTATGATTTCAGCACTTAAACCAAAAAGATAG
- a CDS encoding PTS sugar transporter subunit IIA — translation MEIKTMFSENRMSFNLKAKTKADVLEELISILDNDGKLKNKEAFIKAVLKREEEFSTGIGMGIAIPHGKDSSVIEPCLTFGISKEGIDFDSLDGKPAHIFFLISVPEESSDTHLQILSYVSRKLMHEDVRQRLLNAMTFEEVVNAFN, via the coding sequence TTGGAAATTAAAACAATGTTTTCTGAAAACAGAATGAGCTTTAACTTAAAGGCAAAAACAAAAGCAGATGTTTTAGAGGAGTTAATATCTATTTTGGACAATGATGGGAAGCTAAAAAACAAAGAAGCATTTATTAAAGCTGTTCTGAAAAGAGAGGAAGAATTTTCAACAGGTATTGGGATGGGGATTGCTATACCACATGGCAAAGATTCATCGGTAATAGAACCATGCTTAACATTTGGTATATCAAAGGAAGGCATAGATTTCGACTCATTGGATGGGAAGCCTGCACATATTTTCTTTTTAATTTCTGTGCCAGAAGAATCATCAGATACACACCTTCAAATACTAAGTTATGTTTCTCGAAAATTGATGCATGAGGATGTCCGACAAAGATTATTAAATGCTATGACTTTTGAAGAAGTTGTCAATGCTTTTAATTAA
- a CDS encoding DUF2975 domain-containing protein: MRRETLFLKTVIFLIGIFVLGLCVIGLPIAAIEAARIYPKFIYIPIFAGLYSSAIPFLFALYQAIKILNYIDKNKAFSDLSVNALKFIKQCAVIISIIYISIMPFLYVIGEKDDAPGIILIGLIIIFASFVVAVFAAVLQKLLEKAIEIKSENDLTI; this comes from the coding sequence ATGAGACGTGAAACACTATTTCTAAAAACTGTTATTTTTCTTATCGGAATTTTTGTTCTTGGGCTATGTGTAATTGGGTTGCCAATTGCTGCTATTGAAGCCGCAAGGATTTATCCAAAATTTATTTACATTCCAATCTTTGCAGGTTTATACTCTTCAGCAATTCCATTTTTATTTGCACTTTATCAGGCTATAAAAATACTTAATTACATTGATAAGAACAAAGCCTTCTCCGATTTATCGGTTAACGCTCTAAAATTTATAAAGCAGTGTGCAGTTATAATCAGCATTATTTATATTTCCATAATGCCATTTTTATATGTTATCGGAGAAAAGGATGATGCTCCAGGTATAATACTTATCGGGCTTATTATTATATTTGCTTCTTTTGTGGTTGCAGTATTTGCAGCAGTTTTGCAAAAACTTCTGGAAAAGGCAATAGAGATAAAATCAGAAAACGATTTAACGATATGA
- a CDS encoding YbaK/EbsC family protein, whose translation MAIENVREHLKKYNKDNDIVELKTSSATVELAAQALNVEPARIAKTLALRKGDEIILLVAAGDAKIDNTKFKNEFKSKVKMLDADETFEWTGHKVGGVCPFGLKNKLPIYLDISLKRFNTVFPACGSSNSVIELTCEELNMLSSSEKWVDVCKNWEQK comes from the coding sequence ATGGCTATCGAAAATGTTAGGGAACACCTAAAAAAATACAACAAAGATAATGATATTGTAGAATTAAAAACCTCAAGTGCTACAGTCGAATTAGCTGCTCAAGCACTAAACGTAGAACCTGCAAGAATTGCAAAAACACTCGCTCTAAGAAAGGGAGACGAAATTATTTTATTGGTTGCTGCAGGCGATGCTAAGATTGATAACACAAAGTTTAAGAATGAATTTAAGTCAAAAGTCAAAATGCTTGATGCAGATGAGACCTTTGAATGGACAGGACATAAGGTTGGGGGTGTTTGTCCCTTTGGATTAAAAAACAAATTACCCATATACCTTGATATATCATTAAAAAGATTTAATACAGTCTTTCCAGCATGCGGAAGCAGCAATTCTGTTATTGAGCTTACATGCGAAGAATTAAATATGCTTTCTTCAAGTGAAAAATGGGTGGATGTATGTAAAAATTGGGAACAAAAATAA
- the rlmD gene encoding 23S rRNA (uracil(1939)-C(5))-methyltransferase RlmD, whose protein sequence is MKKKETYEVIINEVLFPNKGVVYLEDKPVYIKNALKGQKVLIRIEKNKKDYAEAKIIDVLEKALYETSPLCSHFGECGGCSYQTIPYDMQLEIKASQVKKLLDDAGINYEFLGIQGSPLETAYRNKMEFTFGDDGKTLALGLHKKGKFYEVVVTRDCKIVNDDFNKILLSTLIYFAEKEIPHYNKRTHEGFLRHLVVRRTSKTNEILVNIVTSSQINFDFSEYVEMLNELKLEGQIKGILHTINDSLSDVVQSDKTQILYGQDFITEEILGLKFKITAFSFFQTNSLSAENLYSLTREFAGETKDKVIFDLYSGTGTIAQIMAPVAKKVIGIEIVEEAVEAARENAKLNNLDNCEFIAGDVLKKVDELDIKPDIIILDPPRDGIHPKAIGKIINFKAPRLVYVSCKPTSLARDLKIFVENGYEVKKVKCVDMFPHTPHVETVVLIEKK, encoded by the coding sequence TTGAAAAAGAAAGAGACATACGAAGTAATAATAAACGAAGTTCTTTTCCCAAACAAAGGAGTTGTTTACCTGGAGGATAAACCTGTATACATAAAAAATGCTTTAAAAGGTCAAAAAGTTCTTATAAGGATTGAAAAGAATAAAAAAGATTATGCTGAAGCCAAAATTATAGATGTTTTAGAAAAAGCATTATATGAAACATCCCCCCTTTGTAGTCATTTTGGTGAATGTGGAGGATGCTCTTATCAAACAATCCCTTATGATATGCAGCTTGAAATCAAAGCTAGTCAAGTTAAAAAACTTCTTGATGATGCTGGTATTAATTATGAATTTTTAGGAATACAAGGTAGTCCATTAGAAACGGCCTATAGAAACAAAATGGAGTTTACATTTGGTGACGATGGTAAAACCTTAGCACTTGGACTACATAAAAAAGGTAAATTCTATGAAGTTGTTGTCACAAGAGACTGCAAAATAGTTAATGATGATTTTAACAAAATTCTACTATCAACTTTAATCTATTTTGCCGAAAAAGAAATCCCACATTATAACAAAAGAACGCATGAGGGATTTTTAAGGCACTTAGTAGTTAGAAGAACTTCTAAAACAAATGAGATATTAGTAAACATTGTAACCTCTTCACAAATCAACTTCGACTTTTCAGAATATGTTGAAATGCTAAATGAACTTAAATTAGAGGGACAAATAAAAGGTATTCTACATACCATTAACGATTCACTATCTGATGTTGTCCAGAGCGATAAAACTCAAATACTCTATGGCCAAGATTTCATTACTGAAGAGATATTAGGACTAAAATTTAAAATTACAGCCTTTTCATTCTTTCAGACAAATTCACTCTCAGCCGAAAACTTATATTCATTAACAAGAGAATTTGCAGGTGAAACAAAGGATAAAGTTATTTTTGACCTTTATTCAGGAACAGGGACGATTGCTCAAATAATGGCCCCAGTTGCTAAAAAGGTAATAGGTATTGAAATAGTTGAGGAAGCTGTTGAGGCAGCAAGAGAAAATGCAAAACTTAATAATCTGGATAATTGTGAATTTATAGCTGGTGATGTTCTTAAAAAGGTTGACGAGCTTGATATAAAACCTGATATTATTATTCTTGATCCTCCAAGGGATGGAATACACCCAAAGGCAATAGGCAAAATAATAAACTTCAAGGCACCAAGGCTAGTTTATGTCTCGTGCAAACCAACATCGCTTGCAAGGGATTTGAAAATATTCGTTGAAAATGGATATGAGGTAAAGAAAGTAAAATGCGTTGATATGTTCCCACATACACCACACGTAGAAACAGTGGTATTGATTGAGAAGAAGTGA
- the pfkB gene encoding 1-phosphofructokinase, whose amino-acid sequence MIYTVTLNPAFDKTIYLDELIKGHVNRSVKSIMDIGGKGINVSKVIKSLGGESIALGFIGDENKDKFIKCLNSMGIKNDLVFVAGETRTNIKIVETKANIYTDINQRGFSITPEDLEELLSKLRSYAREGDIFVLSGSLPAGVDNDVYMNLINILKEKGAIIILDADGEALKNGLAAKPDIVKPNINELRMIYEFDDDFNSIVSVGREIIKQGVKKVIISMGNKGAFYIIEDEVFYAKPQRVEVKSTVGAGDSMVAAISFGISKYMEDKEIFKLAVSSATAAIIEEGTKAPSRENVDELMKKVSIERWM is encoded by the coding sequence TTGATTTATACGGTAACGCTAAACCCTGCTTTTGATAAGACAATCTATTTGGATGAATTGATAAAGGGGCATGTAAATAGAAGTGTAAAGAGTATAATGGACATAGGTGGTAAAGGGATAAATGTCTCGAAGGTTATAAAATCTCTTGGTGGAGAGAGCATTGCTCTAGGTTTTATAGGTGATGAAAACAAGGATAAGTTTATTAAATGTTTAAATTCTATGGGGATAAAGAATGATCTTGTTTTTGTAGCAGGTGAAACAAGGACAAACATTAAGATAGTTGAAACTAAGGCTAATATATATACTGATATAAACCAAAGGGGATTTTCTATTACTCCTGAAGATTTAGAAGAACTTTTAAGCAAACTTAGAAGCTATGCCAGAGAAGGAGATATATTTGTTCTATCAGGAAGTCTTCCTGCGGGTGTTGATAATGATGTTTACATGAACCTTATAAATATTCTAAAAGAAAAAGGGGCCATCATAATATTAGATGCTGATGGTGAAGCACTTAAAAATGGTTTGGCGGCAAAGCCGGATATAGTCAAACCTAATATTAATGAGCTAAGAATGATTTATGAATTTGATGATGATTTTAATTCAATAGTTTCTGTTGGAAGGGAAATAATAAAACAAGGGGTAAAAAAAGTAATAATTTCAATGGGAAACAAGGGGGCTTTTTATATTATAGAGGATGAAGTTTTTTATGCAAAGCCACAAAGGGTTGAAGTAAAGAGCACTGTAGGAGCTGGGGATTCTATGGTAGCTGCCATATCATTTGGCATTTCTAAATATATGGAGGATAAAGAAATTTTTAAATTAGCAGTTTCTTCTGCTACAGCTGCTATTATTGAAGAGGGAACAAAAGCTCCTAGTAGAGAGAACGTAGATGAACTTATGAAAAAAGTAAGTATTGAAAGGTGGATGTAA
- a CDS encoding winged helix-turn-helix transcriptional regulator: MYNKPSYKTKFEKCPLIFALELIGGKWRLPIIWALSKHETIRYNELKRNIPGITDMMLTQSLKDLESYGIVIRKQFIEIPPRVEYSLTENGKNLIPALKALANWGKDMKSFILKNNIE; encoded by the coding sequence ATGTATAATAAACCATCATATAAAACTAAGTTTGAAAAATGCCCTTTAATATTTGCACTCGAGCTTATAGGTGGGAAATGGAGACTACCTATTATTTGGGCTTTGAGTAAACATGAAACCATAAGGTATAATGAATTAAAAAGAAATATTCCCGGAATTACAGATATGATGCTGACTCAATCATTGAAAGATCTTGAATCCTATGGAATAGTCATCCGTAAGCAATTTATAGAAATACCTCCACGTGTTGAGTATTCACTGACTGAAAACGGTAAAAATCTCATACCAGCGCTTAAAGCCCTTGCTAATTGGGGAAAAGATATGAAATCTTTTATCCTCAAGAATAATATAGAATAA